The genome window GAAAAGAAGCAAAACCACAGCAACTTCCTTAAGAGATCAAGACTCGGTATACATGGTAGAATGTACATGAAATCAATCTTGGATGTCAAAGATCACCTCTGAGTTGTAAAATTTAGGGGGCCCTTTTGCTACACCATGATTCGGCACTGCATCTATTGGGTTTATCGGGTGCTTGAAGTCAACCGGTGGCCCCTCGGTGGCGCAAAGAATGAATCCAACTACCCCACTGAAAATGacatttacaaataaaattcaCAAGCGTGATTTCATAGCTAAACCCCATGAAAAATAATCCAAGGAGGCCAAAGGAGCCCAAAGGAGCATACCTTGAGTACACAGGAACTGTTGTCCAGGCATAGTTGACAGAGCCTTTGAATATCTTGCGACAATCTGCAATGATGTCTTCGAGGATGAAGTTTTTATTCCACATGCTTTCTGCCTGAGTAGACAGGACTCCCCCCGGCCGAAGAGCCCTTGCAACCGACTCCAAGATGTGTTTATCAGCAAGCTCTTGTGCACTAGGCCCTGAACACAACTTTGATGTCAGTAAGAATTGAAGTATATAATTTCAACCTCAATAAGTGAACTGGACACAggaagtgagagagagagataccCATTTCTTGGAATGCATCCAATATGATGGCATCATAAGTAGCTTCAGGAACAGACTTCAGAAATTCAACTCCTGCATATTTCATAACAACACAGAATGAGCCTCGGAGGACTACCGGAATCACTAGAATAGGAAATTGAACCTACCATCACCAATGTAGACAGACACCCGGGGATCCTCAAACCCAACTGCTATGTCAGGGAAGAATTGTTTATAAACCTAGAAGACAACACACAAGCAGAGAATATGATTAGAATTAGTGCAATCTCTCTATGAAAAGAAAAGGACAGGGATAAAAAAAAGGGTTGACAGTCGACTTACATCAATCACCATTTTGTCTATTTCACATATATCAATCTGCTCAAGGGAGGAATGACGAGAAGCCTCCCGTAAAATGCCTCCATCTCCTCCTCCTACGAGCAGTACCTGAGGAAAAAAGGTTTGAAAGAAAGTTCTTTATCCGAAAACAAGATTAAAGGTGAGCACATGAACAAAATCTATATATATGCCTGAGGATAGTGAGATAGTAGAAGGAGAAGAAACCTTCTTGGGGTTGGGAATGGAGCAAAGGGCAAGGTGAGTGAGCATCTCTTGGTATACAAACTCATCCTTTTCTGAGAGTTGGAGATACCCATCCAAGATAACAATCTTCCCTGATGTTGCTGACTGTAAACATAAACAACAGGTCATAGTGATAAGCATCGGGAAGTGTATGATTCCTGGAGGAGAGTAGCTATATATGGAAGCCAACTCAAAAGACCTTCAACTTCACCTCAAATATGAAAAGCTCCTGGTATTCAGATTTTCCTCGAAATAACACCTTCTCCACCTTATAAACATGTGCCTCTCCTGCAGAATTTTAGATGATTTCTCATAAGCCATAGCCAGGATATACACCAAATTCTCAGGCATTGGTTCTGAacaatggaaaatgatcatACAAGGAACTGTGAATAATAGGCCCCTA of Vitis vinifera cultivar Pinot Noir 40024 chromosome 17, ASM3070453v1 contains these proteins:
- the LOC100243226 gene encoding spermidine synthase 2, with translation MAKVSGVVSAVFMAKANGNGVASAEFKANGNGSPEFHANLHRKETVGDGVMAEHGNTIVSSVSLLPPETENSSNGDVCFSSAIPGWYADAPPLWPGEAHVYKVEKVLFRGKSEYQELFIFESATSGKIVILDGYLQLSEKDEFVYQEMLTHLALCSIPNPKKVLLVGGGDGGILREASRHSSLEQIDICEIDKMVIDVYKQFFPDIAVGFEDPRVSVYIGDGVEFLKSVPEATYDAIILDAFQEMGPSAQELADKHILESVARALRPGGVLSTQAESMWNKNFILEDIIADCRKIFKGSVNYAWTTVPVYSSGVVGFILCATEGPPVDFKHPINPIDAVPNHGVAKGPPKFYNSEVHTAAFCLPSFLKGGSSKN